The window TATAAACCAATATACAGTCTTTGATAttgaccaatctatagtctttactatagacctgtctatagtctttactatagatctgtctatagtctactatagacctgtctatagtctactatagacctgtctatagtctttactatagacctgTCTAAAGTATTTACTGTAGACctttctatagtctttactatagacctgtctatagtctttactatagacctgtctatagtctttactatagacctgtctatagtctttactatagacctgtctatagtctttactatagacctatctatagtctttactatagaccagtctatagtctttactatagacctgtctatagtctttactatagacctgtctatagtctttactactgacctgtctatagtctttactatagacctgtctatagtctttactatagacctgtctatagtctttactatagacctgtctatagcctttactatagacctgtctatagtctttactatagacctgtctatagtccttactatagacctgtctatagtctttactatagacctgtctatagtccttactatagacctgtctatagtctttactatagacctgtctatagtctttactatacacttgtctatagtctttactatacaCCTGTCTATAGTATTTACTATACACCTGTCTATAGTATTTACTATacacctgtctatagtctttactatacacctgtctatagtctttactataaacaaatatatagtcttgactatagaccaatttataatattgactatagaccaatctatagtattgactaagTATAGACCAATctgtagtattgactatagaccaatctatactcttgactatagaccaatctatagtcttaactatagaccaatctatagctTTTAcaatagaccaatctatagctTTTACTACAGACTGTACTTTAGACCAATCAATAGTCGTTACTGCTTATAGACTTatttatagtctttactatagatcaatctatagtttctACTATataacaatctatagtctttactatagaccaatctataatttttactatagaccaatctattgtctttactatagacctgTCTGAAGATTGActgcagtctagtttatagtttgacTATATACCAGTCTATAATATAGGGTATAGAGCAATCTGTAGTCTTTATTATAGACCTgtatatagtcttcactatagacctgtctatagtctttactatagaacaatctatagtctttactatagaccaatctatagtctttattatagaaatgtctaaagtctttattatagactttactatagaccaatctatattcattactatagacctgtctatagtctttactatagacaaatctgtagtctttattatagacctgtctatagtctttactatagaccaatctatagttcatactatagacctgtctatagtcttaaatatagaCCAATGTACAGAATTAAGTAAAGACCTGCTATAATAGGTCAGTTTAAGAACAAACTGTCTATTGGGTTGAGGTATAATAAACCATTTATATTTCAACTTTTCGGACCGTGCAAATTGAtaagaaattaaatgttttaaaagtgatCTAAgaacaaatatgtataatttttatatattgtgttaaaataaagattgtgttgtaaatgtttaataattctcatcttttaatatatacgaaatttgagaaagtaaaattaaatttcttacatttttgaattaaataatatgtaaacatgttagagtgctatattcggctgtgccgattcttaaataccctccaccagcaaggtaattgtttttttaacccATTTTAATATCTAATTTTGAACCCTCAATATATGCATAAATGTTGAGGGTTCAAACATTTATGCATATGTTAGCAAgatcgtaaaaaaaataaaagtgctCTTAGTGATAATAGTTCtgcgaattattttttttaataagggaAATAACCGCTAATTCAATATCTTATCTTTTTATTGGCTACTGCAATTTATActtataaattctattttttaatagtatatatatatataccttCATTTTTCAGTGGCAGTATAAGATTCGGACTTAATATTCGCACAACTTAAGTAAGTAAAActtgtattaaattatttttttatacccttcaccttcgtgagaagggtatatataagtttgtcattccgtttgtaatttctataatataattttccgaccccataaagtatatatattctggatccttatagatagcggagtcgattaagacatgtccgtctgtctgttgaaatcagtttttagaggtccccagatatcggcgaaatccgaatcttaaataattcagttagacatgctttcgagaagatcgctatttaaaatcagcgaaatcggtctataaataacggagatatgagcaaaaatccgagacaacctctgaaaatttcatcaaataagccacatttttttcatgctttgttaaaaaagcaacaacaacactgtgaattggataaagatgtacatgtgtgtgtggagatgtatttggttttattcagctgtgtttttttttttttttttgtatgtttggatgctgttctgttctcacgaaggtgaagggtgtaactagaacaaggagataaagcagtaatatgttggtaatacagcacatatttgtttgagggtgataatacagtttgacggtggtattacagtacaacggttaatatttctttctgctacagtttatatttgtttgtgtgtatgttatgtgtgacatgtgtgcagagatacaaaataaataaaaactgttttttttaaaacatacttggtgaagagtatataagattcggcacagccgaatatagaaatattacttgttttttaaaacatacttggtgaagtgTATATacgattcggcacagccgaatatagaaatattacttgtttaatttttacttaatattttaacttttagccATTTACACCTTTTTGAAATTCATGTTAAACATGTCACATGATGATAATTTCAAGTATATTCcaaatgcaacaacaataacaaatgaaaGACTCGATATGTTTCCCAATGTCAAGTTCTTTTTTGAAATGCTTGTCAAAGATACCAAAATAGAAAGTAAACATGTTGGAAGATCATTTCGATATGATGAAAGTGTTGAGAAAAATCGTTATTTTTCAGCTCATGGACtttttatggactattttatACGAAAACATTTATCCAATcagtataatattaaaataaaagacatGCGTACCGAAATAATACTGGAAAATTCGGATAATTTCTTCATTCGAACCGATGAAAAATTGCAGAACGCAATTAAGGAacattatgaaatatataaagatTCAAACACCAAGGCCATGGAcataataaaaagtattaaaactgTATCACAATCACATCTAATATATTTTGGAGACGATTTACCGAAAATTGATTATACTGTGAATGAGAATAATTTGCGAGAaattattcgttatttggaacGTCTTCCCTATTCCATGGTACACTTAAATCCTAATTTAGgatgtaattattttaatgcaGATGCCGATTTAATATTTGACAATGATGTTATATACGAAATAAAAACCTCTAAATTTAAATCCCTAACACGCGATGAGTTCATTATACCGTCAAGTAAGTTTTATCAAACGATAATCTATGGATTTGGTTTCTACAAGCTAACGGGTATAAAAGTTAAGAGATTTAAAATCTACAACCCCTTATTAGGTGATGAGTACTCAATCGAGTTGGATAATATCGATTTCGAGttatttgaaaaagttcttaAGCGAGATGTTGCAATTTACAGTCGTTACAAGGATCTTATAATTAATGAAATGATTTtcgatttttcattatttaatgaAGTTAAAGATGAAACGAAGAAGAAGAAGTAATTAATAACTTTATCATAAATTTAAGTGTTTGttaattaataattgttaaGAAATGTCAAATTTGTAATTATTCATGTACATACAGTGATTGACAAAACAatagaaactttttcaaatatttcagaaatggttgaaattctATACTTATTGttgatatattattaataattgttattaatttttttaatatacatgtagttaacaaaattaaaaaaaaagatttgcaATTAAGTGGCTAGACTCGAAAATTATACCTGGATTAAAGTGGCCTGCACATTCACCATATATCAACTCCAGagaaaatctattgaaaatagtaGCTTCAAGATATGGACTCAAAAATTGTTCTCTCAGGTCTAATTGGCAGGACAATTTTTAGGATGCGTTTATAAGGGAAtagctaaatttttcaaatgaattttattatctAATTATTGTCTCAATTCATCTCCGATGTCATGCAGTAATAAAAAGTTACAGAACTATATTCTCAGTTTCTGACAAGTTCTCACCAATATTGTTAAGATAATACCAAAgtaatttcattcaatttattttattatagtttattaCACGTGTAAGTAATTCAatcttgattatttttttattattatttcaataaaactgaattaaaagtTCAATAAGATTAAGCACTGACATTtcgtaaatattatatattttttagtgataaaaaattaatgagTTAATAAACCTACACGTGACCAATAGGTAGAAAACATCTTGATGAGTATTTCTCAGATTATATTAACACATTCACTTAGTTAATTCcccaataaaaatattcaagatGCAACATTGGAATGATCTTAAACACAATAATTGGCATTCGTGATTAAATattatccatccatctatctatctatctatctatctatctatctatctatctatctatctatctatctatctatctatttatctatctatctatctatctatctatctatctatctatctatctatctatctatctattttcaactgttttttttttaattccagtATATACATGTCTCACCCTGTTTGTGATATGACATTGAAACACagcttgaataaaattttaaataaattgttataacaaATAGAAAAGACAAGTTGCAGTTtcgaacaaaaacaagaaatattatgtatgaataattacaaatattaattacGAATAATAAATGgacaatttcttaaaaactatgAACTATTTAATACAACTCTGCTTGTTAAGCCAAAAAAATTTCTAGACGGTGTCTGTTTTGACATTTAGTCGGCGGCTAGGCTTAGTTGGACCGGCGTAGAACTCTGAAGAAAATATAGAATTCTTTTGCTCGgtgattaataaaatattgcttaaaattaacatattaattaaataaaaattaaagaaatttatctatttaaaaaaaaaacaaagtgctTTTATAGTTTTGGCACTTAATTCTACAAAAATTGTGATAAAatcttagaaaaaaaatatcataaattttcATCAAGGGGTGTAAAGAGTgcgtgaaaaaaagaaatttgcaaattctattttttgcatattttatgtacgtcaaaatatttaatgaaattttaaacaagtgcTAGCgaaaaaacagaaattataataacattcAAGAAAAATGGAAGCCTTAATTCCGGTGATTAATAAACTACAAGATGTATTCAATACAGTTGGCTCCGATTCCATACAATTGCCGCAAATTGTGGTCTTGGGTAGTCAGgtaagcaaaaaaagaaataagattATCAAAAAATCTACTCAAGTACTTAAACTGAACagtttttgtttgaattattgtattgtaaaattaataattatataatatttatgttacCGGCACACATGTCTAGACctgtttttatgaatttttctataattttgtaaattttacttaaaaaaaattcatgtttttttgCCAGTTTTATgtaacaataaatgacaaatgTTTTgattctgtttttatttaaggaGACGAAAAATGTAGAACGCgatagtagaaaaaaatcaataattcgCTTTTCAAAGTAGGATAAAGATATATTCACACAAACTTTTGGATACATAAACATTTGTCTTGAATGAAGGGGACAAAGGcaaaaaacaacattgtttcgtttttttttataagtaccTATCcatctttttttgcttttgggtTTCATTTTTACGTGTGTGTGCACTAAATGGgaagttgttgttgcttatttttaGTTTAGGGAGGTCTTACCATCAGCCggcattgttgtttttattatatatacaaataaataatggtgatattaattgaaatttctatTAACACATTAGAAGTATATTAAGATTGGTAAGAGAATTTTTTGCAGTTAAGGTTCTAGTATAAACatgaaaattgtctaaaaattggtcaatgaaatttggtacatgatcttctattgtcccagggacgaagcctattgaaaatggttaacattggtccattatttcacctagcccccatacaactgaacccccgaataggacttttaaactttgtaatcaaacttcaggttgcaattttggagataattcaatgaaatctggcacatgatcttttatggtaccgtagacgatgcccattgaaaatgtttaatatcggtccattatttcaactagtCCCCATACGAATGAAACCcccgaataggacttttaaactttgtaatcaaactaaaggtcgcaattttggagataattcaatgaaatctgGCACATGaacttttatggtaccgtagacgatgctcattgaaaatggttaatatcggtccaatatttcacctagcccccatacgactgaaacccccgaataggtcttttaaactttgtaatcaaactacaggtcgcaattttgaagataattcaatgaaatttggcacatgatcttttatgataccgtagacgaagcctattgaaaatggtttacatcggtccattattttacatagccccatacaactgaagccTATTTGGCGGCTtttgagttcataattatatataatatactcatatctgcAAAAATCAAGTTCTATATAAGATTTGATGACtctcacgaattccataataataggttctCATATGACCCTAGTCGTTATGAAaagccccatcaaaattttactaaaatgtccacgattttattcaacaataaacggcttaagtatgcttatctgaggcaaggtacaattcaacttaaatgctttattatggcaactaaattacattatatttttgtaaaagatgtagggtattatatggtcgacctcgcctgactataattgcttacttgtttttttttcgttcggtaggaaaaacgggaaaactTCCCCCAAGAaagaatatacattttttagaaCACGTTAATGGCCAGGttaatttgcaataactttaaaagttgtccagcaatttttgtgttttaaatgtttctgaAATGCGCACTCTTTGCACATTACGATTCCATTACAGTGAAgtacataatttatttcttctccttgtaaatgcacttggaaacttcAAAGCCGTTGCGGCACGTTAttctatcatatttttacaagacATAACTATTCCAGTTCTTTCGGATACATTTTATTCCTTCATACAAGCCTAGAGCACTCTTCAGCCCCATTTCAAAATAAACGAAGATATTTgattcttttttcaaattttactgaGATTAGAATTTTCAATCTCTGGTAGCGAACAGAGGGTCATTAATACGAATCGATTGAGATgtatttctacataaaattcTGATCCTCCGGACCCAGTAATCGAGCGGGATCGTCGCGGTTGTGTTCATCCTTTTCAGCGAACTATCTAGATTAACGCTTGTCGTCACTGCGGTAGATACGGAGAGTGATACTATCAAAATCACTTTGCTTCTGCACTTCCGCTCCGAAGAAACGACAGAATCTCCTCCGGGTAGTGCGGGTCATTTGGGATGGAGGCAATTGATCTCGCGAGGAATTTCACCTTCCGGGACCACGTCCAACAAAGCACCTGGCCACTGTTCCCCAAGGGAATCAAGCGCCAACTTGAGAAGTAACGAAGAGCGTTCATTCGAACAAGTCAGCAGTTTTATGTGACCCTGGAATCATCCAGCGTCATTATTTTGATGGGCAGGTCCCGGATTTTCCTTAAGGATCTTGCCACATTCTATTCATCACAGCCCGGTGTCACCGCCGTGGAATTAGGGTCTCCGGAGATTGTTAAGCCCCGAACAGGATACGATTGACATTCTTCTTCTTGTGACATGATTTGGGGGAGGGCCCAAAGTTGCCGTCCCTCTGGGATCAAACAGACAGACCATCAAGCCGCCCAATATGGAAACATACGCTTGATGGGTTTCGGACATGCAGATTTAAGTGCTGGAATCCACTAGGAGAAGTAATCGATAGAGGGAATACTGATAGATCGCCCAATATGGAAAACAGACGTCTGTCAGGTGGGAGGAGTAGTTCTTAGTTTCGTACTCATCCTATGACCCGTCTGAAAGGGTGACCGCTTGGAGCCAGCCAGCTTGTGCAAAGCTGACTACGTCAGCATGGCCCATAGGATTCATTGCACTTAAGCCTTCACATCGGGACAAGATgactctatctatctacctatctatctatctatctatctatctatctatctatctatctatctatctatctatcaatctatctatctatctatctatctatctatctatctatctatctacctatctatctatctatctatctatctatctatctatctacctatctatctatctatctatctatctatctatctatctatctatctatctatctatctatctatctatctatctatctatctatctatctatctatctatctatctatctacctatctatctatctatctatctatctatctatctatctatctatctatctatctatctatctatctatctatctatctatctatctatctatctatctatctatctatctatctacctatctatctatctacctatctatctatctatctatctatctatctatctatctatctatctatctatctgtctgtctgtctgtctgtctgtctgtctgtctgtctgtctgtctgtctgtctttctatctatctatctatctatctatctatctgtatatctatctatctatctatctatctatctatctatctatctatctatctatctatctatctatatatctatgtatctacCTATCtttctatccatccatctatccatctatctatctatctatctatctatctatctatctatctatctatctctttacctatctatctatctatctatctatctatctatctatctatctatctatctatctatctatctatctatctgcctTTCTATATCACAAAACttctatttgtaaaattaatatcaAAACGCCATAGAACAATCACGCATTTATATCATTCTATTATAAACTTGATTTCTTTTGTTCTTTTCTATTTCAATTTACAATTACTTTGCAATACAACATTTATTTccgtagtttattttaaaattacccCACCCTTTCTTCTTTACatgttgtttattgtttattatgttTTCCTTCAAtctttgtaaaacattttggtCACTATTGTCACctgttaattgtttatttatatgtattattatttttaaagtctCTAATTGTTAATGGGTCAATGTTTTATGGTCAATGAATTGTTATCGTCATTTCGTTTTTTgcttattgttaaaaataaatttcatgaaTTTTGAAAGCGTTGCTAGACTAAACTaattaaatgttcttttttatttataaatattttttttgcgatAGATAAAAACatacagtttattttattatctcatatcaaattatatttttgtttaaaacgtacatatgttttgttattgaatTTCTTAAGCGTTTTGCTATTAATTAATTCTGCTCggttgaaaaaaaatcttgagtttctatatgttttaaattattttgtctttatattttgtaaaacaattcaatatttaaatctttacaGAGTTCTGGTAAAAGTTCCGTACTTGAAAGTTTGGTAGGACGTTCATTTTTGCCACGAGGAACTGGTATTGTTACACGGCGACCCCTTATTTTACAACTTATTCATTGTCCTTTAGATGATCGCACCAATCGCTCAGCTGAAAATGGTATTATTTTgcgtaaaattttgaaattttgaaattaatttaatctgTTCTTTTTACCACGCTTAGGCACGATGAACTTAGAAGAATGGGGTAAATTTTTACATACCAAAAAGATATTTACAGATTTCGATCAAATACGCACAGAAATCGAAGAGGAAACTGATCGTATTGCTGGCAGTAATAAAGGCATTTGTTCGGAggctattaatttaaaaatattctccaCACGTGTGGTAAATCTGACATTAGTCGATTTACCGGGTATAACGAAAGTTCCAGTGGGAGATCAACCCGAAGATATTGAACAACAGATCAAAGATTTGGTCTTAAAATACATAGAGAATCCCAATTCTATAATATTAGCTGTAACGGCGGCCAATACGGATATGGCAACAAGTGAAGCCTTAAAATTGGCTAAAGATGTGGATCCAGATGGTCGTCGTACTTTGGCGGTGGTGACTAAATTGGATTTGATGGATGCTGGCACAGATGCCATTGATATATTATGCGGTCGTGTTATACCCGTTAAATTGGGTATTATTGGTGTAATGAATCGTTCGCAGCAGGACATTAAAGATAACAAAGATATTGAGGAGCAATTAAAGGATGAGGCTGCTTTCCTACAACGCAAATATCCTACTTTGGCAACACGCAATGGTACACCTTATTTGGCTAAAACACTCAATCGTCTTCTCATGCATCATATTAGGGATTGTCTGCCCGACCTTAAGACTCGTGTCAATGTTATGTCGTCACAATTCCAATCGCTTTTACACTCGTACGGTGAAGATGTTTCCGATAAAAGTCAAACTCTTTTGcaaataataactaa of the Lucilia cuprina isolate Lc7/37 chromosome 2, ASM2204524v1, whole genome shotgun sequence genome contains:
- the LOC124421324 gene encoding uncharacterized protein LOC124421324 isoform X3; translated protein: MLNMSHDDNFKYIPNATTITNERLDMFPNVKFFFEMLVKDTKIESKHVGRSFRYDESVEKNRYFSAHGLFMDYFIRKHLSNQYNIKIKDMRTEIILENSDNFFIRTDEKLQNAIKEHYEIYKDSNTKAMDIIKSIKTVSQSHLIYFGDDLPKIDYTVNENNLREIIRYLERLPYSMVHLNPNLGCNYFNADADLIFDNDVIYEIKTSKFKSLTRDEFIIPSSDEYSIELDNIDFELFEKVLKRDVAIYSRYKDLIINEMIFDFSLFNEVKDETKKKK
- the LOC124421324 gene encoding uncharacterized protein LOC124421324 isoform X2 translates to MLNMSHDDNFKYIPNATTITNERLDMFPNVKFFFEMLVKDTKIETHGLFMDYFIRKHLSNQYNIKIKDMRTEIILENSDNFFIRTDEKLQNAIKEHYEIYKDSNTKAMDIIKSIKTVSQSHLIYFGDDLPKIDYTVNENNLREIIRYLERLPYSMVHLNPNLGCNYFNADADLIFDNDVIYEIKTSKFKSLTRDEFIIPSSKFYQTIIYGFGFYKLTGIKVKRFKIYNPLLGDEYSIELDNIDFELFEKVLKRDVAIYSRYKDLIINEMIFDFSLFNEVKDETKKKK
- the LOC124421324 gene encoding uncharacterized protein LOC124421324 isoform X1, whose protein sequence is MLNMSHDDNFKYIPNATTITNERLDMFPNVKFFFEMLVKDTKIESKHVGRSFRYDESVEKNRYFSAHGLFMDYFIRKHLSNQYNIKIKDMRTEIILENSDNFFIRTDEKLQNAIKEHYEIYKDSNTKAMDIIKSIKTVSQSHLIYFGDDLPKIDYTVNENNLREIIRYLERLPYSMVHLNPNLGCNYFNADADLIFDNDVIYEIKTSKFKSLTRDEFIIPSSKFYQTIIYGFGFYKLTGIKVKRFKIYNPLLGDEYSIELDNIDFELFEKVLKRDVAIYSRYKDLIINEMIFDFSLFNEVKDETKKKK